The following proteins come from a genomic window of Streptomyces sp. NBC_00539:
- the infB gene encoding translation initiation factor IF-2: protein MAKVRVYELAKEFGVESKVVMAKLQELGEFVRSASSTIEAPVVRKLTDALQGPGGNAGKSAAKPGAPRKAAPSPAAAGRAGSPTSAAPSPAAAARPAAPKPGAPVAPKPAAAEAPAAGGPVTPAAPGPRPGPKSPAAPKPAPAAPVATEFSAPAPAPAAAPARTDRPAGPGAPGPRPAQQRPAAQGGQAPQSGARPGAPRPAGTAPGGQGQRPSGGTGAPRPQGARPAGPRPGNNPFTSGGSTGMARPQAPRPAGAPRPGAPGAGGGQGAPRPQGGPAGAPRPQGPGGARPTPGGMPRPQGGAPRPGGAPGGNRPNPGMMPQRPAAGGPGPRPGGGPGGRGPGAGGPRPGGAGRPAGGGFAGRPAGPGSRPGGGGGFGGPRPGGGGFGGGPAGAGGGGRPGFGGRPGGPGARGGTQGAFGRPGGPARRGRKSKRQRRQEYEAMQAPSVGGVMLPRGNGETVRLSRGASLTDFAEKINANPASLVAVMMNLGEMVTATQSVSDETLQLLAGEMNYQVQIVSPEEEDRELLETFDIEFGEDEGGEEYLMPRPPVVTVMGHVDHGKTRLLDAIRKTNVVAGEAGGITQHIGAYQVGTEVNGEERKITFIDTPGHEAFTAMRARGAKSTDIAILVVAANDGVMPQTIEALNHAKAAGVPIVVAVNKIDVEGADPVKVRGQLTEFGLVAEEYGGDTMFVDISAKQGLHIDSLLEAVVLTADASLDLRANPEQDAQGIAIESHLDRGRGAVATVLVQRGTLRVGDTMVVGDAYGRVRAMLDDKGNNVEEAGPSTPVLVLGLTNVPGAGDNFLVVDEDRTARQIAEKRAARERNANFAKRVRRVSLEDLDSVLKAGLVQELNLIIKGDASGAVEALESSLLQLDVGEEVDIRVLHRGVGAVTESDIALAMGSDAIVIGYNVRAAGRAAQMADREGVDVRYYSVIYQAIEEIEAALKGLLKPEYEEVELGTAEVREIFRSSKLGNIAGVLIRSGEVKRNTKARLLRDGKVIAENLTISGLRRFKDDVTEIREGFEGGINLGSFNDIKIDDVIATYEMREKPRA, encoded by the coding sequence GTGGCTAAGGTCCGGGTATACGAACTCGCCAAGGAGTTCGGAGTTGAGAGCAAGGTCGTCATGGCCAAGCTCCAGGAACTCGGTGAGTTCGTCCGTTCGGCGTCCTCGACGATCGAGGCGCCGGTTGTACGCAAGTTGACCGACGCACTGCAGGGGCCCGGCGGCAACGCCGGCAAGTCCGCTGCGAAGCCCGGCGCGCCCCGCAAGGCCGCGCCTTCCCCCGCAGCGGCAGGCCGCGCGGGTTCCCCCACGTCCGCAGCGCCGTCCCCGGCCGCCGCGGCACGTCCCGCCGCCCCCAAGCCCGGCGCACCGGTGGCCCCCAAGCCCGCCGCCGCCGAGGCCCCGGCCGCGGGTGGCCCGGTGACTCCGGCCGCCCCCGGCCCGCGTCCCGGTCCCAAGTCTCCGGCCGCCCCGAAGCCCGCTCCGGCGGCGCCCGTGGCGACCGAGTTCTCCGCGCCCGCACCGGCTCCGGCCGCTGCCCCGGCGCGTACCGACCGTCCCGCCGGTCCCGGCGCCCCCGGTCCCCGTCCGGCGCAGCAGCGCCCGGCGGCCCAGGGTGGTCAGGCCCCGCAGTCGGGCGCCCGTCCCGGCGCCCCGCGCCCGGCCGGCACCGCCCCCGGTGGCCAGGGTCAGCGCCCTTCCGGTGGCACCGGTGCCCCGCGTCCGCAGGGCGCCCGTCCGGCCGGTCCCCGTCCGGGCAACAACCCGTTCACCTCTGGTGGCTCCACCGGCATGGCGCGCCCGCAGGCGCCCCGTCCGGCCGGCGCTCCCCGTCCCGGTGCCCCCGGCGCCGGCGGCGGCCAGGGTGCTCCCCGTCCGCAGGGCGGCCCGGCCGGCGCTCCGCGTCCGCAGGGTCCCGGCGGTGCTCGTCCCACCCCCGGTGGCATGCCCCGTCCGCAGGGCGGCGCCCCGCGTCCGGGCGGTGCCCCCGGTGGTAACCGTCCGAACCCGGGCATGATGCCGCAGCGTCCCGCTGCGGGTGGTCCCGGTCCGCGTCCCGGCGGCGGCCCCGGTGGCCGTGGTCCCGGTGCGGGTGGCCCGCGTCCCGGTGGCGCCGGTCGTCCCGCGGGCGGCGGCTTCGCCGGCCGTCCGGCCGGTCCCGGCTCGCGTCCCGGCGGCGGTGGCGGCTTCGGCGGTCCCCGTCCGGGTGGCGGCGGCTTCGGCGGCGGTCCGGCCGGTGCCGGTGGCGGCGGTCGTCCCGGCTTCGGCGGGCGTCCCGGTGGTCCCGGTGCCCGTGGTGGCACGCAGGGTGCCTTCGGTCGTCCCGGCGGTCCGGCCCGTCGTGGTCGCAAGTCCAAGCGCCAGAGGCGCCAGGAGTACGAGGCCATGCAGGCCCCGTCCGTCGGCGGCGTGATGCTGCCCCGCGGCAACGGCGAGACCGTTCGCCTGTCGCGCGGTGCTTCGCTCACCGACTTCGCGGAGAAGATCAACGCCAACCCGGCGTCGCTCGTCGCCGTGATGATGAACCTCGGCGAGATGGTCACGGCCACGCAGTCCGTGTCCGACGAGACCCTCCAGCTCCTCGCGGGCGAGATGAACTACCAGGTTCAGATCGTCAGCCCGGAGGAGGAGGACCGCGAGCTCCTCGAGACCTTCGACATCGAGTTCGGCGAGGACGAGGGCGGCGAGGAATACCTCATGCCGCGTCCCCCGGTCGTCACCGTCATGGGTCACGTCGACCACGGTAAGACCCGACTGCTCGACGCCATCCGCAAGACGAACGTCGTTGCGGGCGAGGCCGGCGGCATCACCCAGCACATCGGTGCCTACCAGGTCGGTACCGAGGTCAACGGTGAAGAGCGCAAGATCACCTTCATCGACACCCCGGGTCACGAGGCGTTCACCGCCATGCGTGCCCGTGGTGCCAAGTCGACCGACATCGCGATCCTCGTGGTCGCGGCCAACGACGGCGTCATGCCGCAGACGATCGAGGCGCTCAACCACGCCAAGGCCGCCGGCGTCCCGATCGTCGTCGCGGTCAACAAGATCGACGTCGAGGGTGCCGACCCGGTCAAGGTGCGCGGTCAGCTCACCGAGTTCGGTCTGGTCGCCGAGGAGTACGGCGGCGACACGATGTTCGTCGACATCTCCGCCAAGCAGGGTCTGCACATCGACTCCCTGCTGGAGGCCGTCGTCCTCACCGCCGACGCCTCGCTCGACCTGCGCGCCAACCCCGAGCAGGACGCTCAGGGTATTGCGATCGAGTCCCACCTCGACCGCGGCCGCGGTGCCGTCGCCACCGTCCTCGTCCAGCGCGGTACCCTCCGCGTCGGCGACACGATGGTCGTGGGCGACGCCTACGGCCGAGTGCGCGCCATGCTCGACGACAAGGGCAACAACGTCGAGGAAGCGGGTCCCTCGACCCCCGTCCTGGTCCTGGGTCTCACCAACGTCCCCGGCGCCGGCGACAACTTCCTCGTCGTGGACGAGGACCGTACGGCCCGTCAGATCGCCGAGAAGCGTGCTGCGCGTGAGCGCAACGCCAACTTCGCCAAGCGCGTCCGCCGGGTGTCCCTGGAAGACCTCGACTCGGTCCTCAAGGCCGGTCTTGTCCAGGAACTCAACCTCATCATCAAGGGCGACGCGTCCGGTGCGGTCGAGGCCCTCGAGTCCTCGCTGCTCCAGCTCGACGTCGGTGAAGAGGTCGACATCCGCGTCCTGCACCGCGGTGTGGGTGCGGTCACCGAGTCCGACATCGCCCTGGCGATGGGCTCCGACGCCATCGTCATCGGTTACAACGTCCGTGCGGCCGGCCGTGCCGCGCAGATGGCGGACCGCGAGGGTGTCGACGTCCGCTACTACTCGGTGATCTACCAGGCCATCGAGGAGATCGAGGCGGCCCTCAAGGGTCTCCTCAAGCCCGAGTACGAAGAGGTCGAGCTCGGTACGGCGGAGGTCCGCGAGATCTTCCGCTCGTCCAAGCTGGGCAACATCGCCGGTGTCCTCATCCGCTCCGGCGAGGTCAAGCGCAACACCAAGGCGCGGCTCCTGCGCGATGGCAAGGTCATCGCCGAGAACCTCACCATCTCCGGTCTGCGCCGCTTCAAGGACGACGTCACCGAGATCCGCGAAGGCTTCGAGGGCGGTATCAACCTCGGCTCCTTCAACGACATCAAGATCGACGACGTCATCGCGACGTACGAGATGCGCGAGAAGCCCCGCGCGTAA
- a CDS encoding YlxR family protein codes for MSGRTQARACPERTCVGCRERAAKSDLLRIVAIEDECVPDPRGTLPGRGAYLHPAVVCLDQAVRRRAFPRALRSAGALDTEALRKALAGEAGATP; via the coding sequence GTGTCTGGCCGGACGCAAGCCCGCGCATGCCCCGAACGCACCTGTGTGGGGTGCCGGGAGCGAGCGGCCAAGAGCGATCTGCTGCGGATCGTGGCGATCGAGGACGAATGCGTCCCCGATCCACGCGGTACGCTGCCCGGCCGGGGTGCCTACCTGCACCCCGCCGTGGTCTGTCTCGACCAGGCGGTCCGCCGCCGGGCGTTCCCCCGGGCCCTCAGGTCCGCAGGAGCGCTCGACACGGAGGCACTGCGCAAAGCCCTGGCCGGTGAGGCCGGGGCGACACCGTAA
- the nusA gene encoding transcription termination factor NusA, with protein MDIDMSALRGLVREKEISFDLLVEAIESALLIAYHRTEGSYRRARVVLDRSNGHVVVWATEDPRDLEEGQEPKEFDDTPSDFGRIAATTAKQVILQRLRDAEDDLTFGEFAGREGDVITGVVQQGKDPKNVLVDIGKLEAILPVQEQVPGEEYTHGLRLKAYVVRVAKGVRGPSVTLSRTHPNLVKKLFALEVPEIADGSVEISAIAREAGHRTKIAVRSTRSGLNPKGACIGPMGSRVRNVMAELHGEKIDIVDWSDDPAEMVANALSPARVSAVDVVDWDSRSARVTVPDYQLSLAIGKEGQNARLAARLTGWRIDIRPDTEEPADRDADRDGRGARDGEHAERRGE; from the coding sequence GTGGACATCGACATGAGTGCCCTGCGGGGTCTGGTCCGGGAGAAGGAGATCTCCTTCGACCTGCTCGTCGAGGCGATCGAGTCGGCCCTCCTCATCGCGTACCACCGCACCGAGGGCAGCTACCGGCGTGCCCGCGTCGTGCTCGACCGCAGCAACGGTCACGTGGTCGTGTGGGCGACGGAAGACCCGAGGGATCTCGAAGAGGGCCAGGAGCCCAAGGAGTTCGACGACACCCCGTCGGACTTCGGCCGGATCGCCGCGACGACCGCCAAGCAGGTGATCCTCCAGCGTCTGCGCGACGCCGAGGACGACCTGACCTTCGGCGAGTTCGCCGGCCGTGAGGGCGACGTCATCACCGGAGTGGTGCAGCAGGGCAAGGACCCCAAGAACGTCCTCGTCGACATCGGCAAGCTGGAGGCCATCCTGCCCGTGCAGGAGCAGGTCCCGGGCGAGGAGTACACGCACGGCCTGCGCCTCAAGGCGTACGTCGTCCGTGTGGCGAAGGGCGTCCGCGGCCCCTCGGTGACGCTGTCGCGCACCCACCCCAACCTGGTGAAGAAGCTGTTCGCGCTGGAGGTCCCGGAGATCGCCGACGGCAGCGTCGAGATCTCGGCGATCGCCCGCGAGGCCGGTCACCGCACCAAGATCGCCGTCCGCTCCACCCGCTCCGGCCTGAACCCGAAGGGTGCCTGCATCGGCCCGATGGGCAGCCGCGTGCGCAACGTGATGGCGGAGCTGCACGGCGAGAAGATCGACATCGTGGACTGGTCGGACGACCCGGCCGAGATGGTCGCGAACGCCCTCTCACCCGCCCGGGTGAGCGCGGTCGACGTCGTCGACTGGGACTCCCGCTCCGCACGGGTGACCGTGCCCGACTACCAGCTGTCGCTCGCGATCGGCAAGGAGGGCCAGAACGCCCGCCTCGCCGCGCGGCTCACCGGCTGGCGCATCGACATCCGCCCCGACACCGAGGAGCCCGCGGACCGGGACGCCGACCGCGACGGCCGCGGCGCCCGTGACGGTGAGCACGCCGAGCGGCGCGGGGAATAA
- the rimP gene encoding ribosome maturation factor RimP, with product MSTTQSDRLRGLLEPLVAAKGLDLEEIELSKAGKRRMLRVIVDSDEGVELDACAELSREVSDLLDQSDVMGDDEYVLEVSSPGADRPLTEHRHYVRATGRLVKFQLAEGGELVARILDVDDEGMDLEVPGVKGRKATARRIAFTDIAKARVEIEFNRKDKKEEEA from the coding sequence ATGAGCACCACCCAGAGCGACAGGCTGCGCGGGCTGCTGGAGCCGCTCGTCGCCGCCAAGGGCCTGGACCTCGAAGAGATCGAGCTGTCGAAGGCGGGCAAGCGACGGATGCTGCGGGTCATCGTGGATTCCGACGAGGGCGTGGAGCTGGACGCATGCGCCGAGCTGAGCCGTGAGGTCTCCGACCTGCTCGACCAATCCGACGTGATGGGCGACGACGAGTACGTCCTCGAAGTGAGCTCTCCGGGCGCCGACCGTCCGTTGACCGAGCACCGTCACTACGTCCGGGCAACCGGCCGTCTCGTGAAGTTCCAGCTTGCAGAGGGCGGCGAACTGGTCGCCCGCATCCTCGACGTCGACGACGAGGGCATGGACCTCGAAGTTCCGGGCGTGAAGGGCCGCAAGGCGACCGCCCGCCGCATCGCGTTCACCGACATCGCCAAGGCGCGTGTCGAGATCGAGTTCAACCGCAAGGACAAGAAGGAAGAGGAGGCGTAG